From the genome of Methylocystis bryophila, one region includes:
- the cobJ gene encoding precorrin-3B C(17)-methyltransferase, with translation MSGRSGRLVVVGLGPGGPGYLTEDSRAALESAQDLIGYAPYLARLPEREGQTRLASDNRVELERAREALRRAAEGRRVALVSGGDPGVFAMAAAVFEAMETGEPAWRGLDVEVLPGVSAMLAAAARLGAPLGGDFCAISLSDNLKPWDTITRRLECAARGDFVIALYNPASRARPSRILDAFAILSAALPPETLVVFAKSVGRAEEQIIIADLANADLSQVDMATLVIIGAKGTRLIERPGARPFVYTLRRVS, from the coding sequence ATGAGCGGGCGCAGCGGTCGTCTCGTTGTCGTGGGGCTTGGTCCTGGCGGCCCCGGCTATCTGACGGAAGACTCGCGCGCGGCGCTCGAGTCGGCGCAGGATCTGATCGGCTATGCTCCTTATCTTGCGCGCCTGCCCGAGCGCGAAGGACAGACGCGGCTCGCGAGCGACAACCGCGTGGAGCTGGAGCGCGCGCGCGAGGCGTTGCGGCGCGCGGCGGAGGGTCGCCGCGTTGCGCTCGTCTCGGGAGGCGATCCCGGCGTGTTCGCGATGGCGGCGGCCGTGTTCGAAGCCATGGAGACGGGAGAGCCCGCTTGGCGCGGGCTCGACGTCGAAGTGCTGCCGGGCGTTTCGGCGATGCTCGCTGCGGCCGCGCGTCTCGGCGCTCCTCTCGGAGGCGATTTTTGCGCGATCTCGCTCTCCGACAATCTGAAGCCATGGGACACGATCACGAGGCGTCTCGAATGCGCCGCGCGCGGCGATTTCGTCATCGCGCTTTACAACCCCGCGTCGCGCGCGCGGCCCAGCCGCATCCTCGACGCTTTCGCCATTCTGAGCGCTGCGCTTCCCCCTGAGACGCTCGTCGTCTTCGCCAAATCGGTCGGGCGCGCCGAGGAGCAGATCATCATCGCCGATCTCGCAAACGCCGATCTCTCGCAGGTCGACATGGCGACGCTCGTCATCATCGGCGCCAAAGGCACAAGGCTGATCGAGCGGCCCGGCGCGCGACCCTTCGTCTACACCTTGCGACGCGTCTCATGA
- the cobN gene encoding cobaltochelatase subunit CobN, with translation MHLAPRDLHRLEEGEAAIDLEQTPAEVVFLSLSDSELRLLAALREERGEGGASLRCASIAQLKHPFSVDLYLEKVVGHARLVVARLLGGKDYWPYGVDELARLARMKNIALALVPGDSVDDPRLRRASTLDAGSCDRIWAYFDRGGPENLTRFLDYADTIVAGGTCGREPVAVPAAGRYEAARRDGGEARALIVFYRSAYLSGDAAPILALADALASEGLSVEAIYVTSLKESESEAFVRATLKTVAPDVILNTTAFSARGSEGGVLDLADAPVLQAALAISTKEAWERSPRGASGADLAMNIVLPEVDGRIFTRAISFKEMAQAFGRSEFDAPRHAPEASRVSFVAALAANWARLRRKPNVEKSIALILSDYPARRGRGGYAIGLDAEASAYAIVEALAGEGYDVGGAEPLREGQGLVRRLEESQSFVELTLDDYRARFAALPENFRRRVEARWGAPQDDSACAHEAFRFSCIESGKLVVAFQPDRGARAERRESYHDGESAPRHAYVAFYLWLRSVRRIDAMIHLGAHGTLEFLPGKSVMLAPDCAPEALLGPTPMVYPFIVNNPGEAAQAKRRLAAVTIGHMTPPLEEAQLYDDAARLEQMLDEYAQAAALDPRRARRIAGAVLDEAQRSGLAQECGLKRDADELEALARLDAWLCDVKELRIGVGLHVFGRAENEDPMRAACARAERAALLGALAGRFIEPGPAGAPSRGRRDVLPTGRNLFCIDPRHAPTRSAYDIGRRAAEEVMTRHAREHGDWPRALVLDLWGSATIRTGGEDFAQALALLGVEPLWDDATGRVSGFEIISAARREFPRVDVTLHVSGVFRDMFPALVALFHDAVHAVAALDEDEAFNPLTGVRGSALERVFGAAQGVYGLGLSETLQRGAWEKREELGAAFLDAAGFAYDRAGESRPARESFAARVAGADALVHVQDMAETDVLAGSAFAEFEGGFCAANRALGGAASLTHLDLTDPTRPRPRSLKSEVARVTRGRLANPRWLSGQMRHGHRGAAEIAEAIDNLYAFAAFGDLVSDEQFDLAHRATLGDEEVSAFLARENPRALEAIARVFAEALARGLWRSRRNSAHFFNEAADDTYR, from the coding sequence ATGCATTTGGCCCCGCGTGATCTGCATCGACTAGAGGAAGGCGAGGCCGCGATCGACCTCGAGCAGACGCCTGCGGAGGTCGTGTTTCTCTCGCTTTCGGATTCCGAGCTGCGTCTCCTCGCGGCGCTCCGCGAGGAGCGGGGCGAGGGCGGCGCGAGCCTGCGCTGCGCCTCGATCGCGCAGCTGAAGCATCCTTTTTCCGTCGATCTCTATCTCGAGAAGGTGGTGGGCCACGCGCGTCTCGTCGTCGCGCGACTGCTCGGCGGCAAGGACTACTGGCCTTACGGCGTCGACGAGCTGGCCCGCTTGGCGCGCATGAAAAACATCGCGCTCGCGCTTGTGCCCGGCGACTCCGTCGACGATCCGAGGCTCAGGCGAGCGTCGACGCTCGACGCGGGAAGCTGCGACCGAATCTGGGCTTATTTCGATCGCGGCGGACCGGAAAACCTCACGCGCTTCCTGGACTACGCAGACACCATCGTTGCAGGCGGGACCTGCGGGCGCGAGCCCGTCGCTGTGCCCGCCGCGGGCCGTTATGAAGCCGCGCGGCGCGACGGCGGCGAGGCGCGGGCGCTCATCGTCTTTTATCGCTCCGCCTATCTTTCCGGCGACGCGGCGCCGATCCTCGCGCTTGCCGATGCGCTCGCAAGCGAAGGCCTCTCGGTCGAAGCGATCTATGTGACGAGCCTCAAGGAAAGCGAGAGCGAGGCATTCGTGCGCGCGACGCTGAAAACCGTCGCGCCCGACGTCATCTTGAACACGACGGCTTTCTCTGCTCGGGGCTCAGAGGGCGGCGTCCTCGATCTCGCCGACGCGCCAGTGTTGCAAGCGGCGCTGGCGATCTCGACGAAGGAGGCCTGGGAGCGATCGCCACGCGGCGCCAGCGGCGCGGATCTCGCGATGAATATTGTGCTTCCCGAGGTCGACGGCCGCATTTTCACGCGCGCGATATCCTTCAAGGAGATGGCGCAAGCCTTTGGGAGAAGCGAATTCGACGCGCCACGCCATGCGCCGGAAGCTTCGCGCGTCTCTTTCGTCGCCGCGCTCGCCGCGAACTGGGCGCGACTGCGCCGTAAGCCCAACGTCGAAAAATCCATCGCGCTGATCCTTTCCGACTACCCCGCCCGGCGCGGTCGCGGCGGCTATGCGATTGGCCTCGACGCCGAGGCGAGCGCCTATGCGATCGTCGAAGCGCTCGCGGGCGAGGGCTATGACGTCGGCGGCGCCGAGCCGCTGCGCGAGGGACAGGGATTGGTCAGAAGGCTCGAGGAGAGCCAGAGTTTCGTCGAGCTGACGCTCGACGACTATCGCGCGCGCTTTGCGGCGCTTCCCGAAAATTTCAGGCGTCGCGTCGAGGCGCGATGGGGCGCGCCACAAGACGATTCGGCCTGCGCTCATGAGGCGTTCCGCTTTTCCTGCATCGAGAGCGGCAAGCTCGTCGTGGCCTTCCAGCCCGATCGCGGCGCACGCGCCGAGCGGCGCGAAAGCTATCATGACGGCGAATCTGCGCCGCGGCACGCCTATGTCGCGTTCTATCTTTGGTTGCGCAGCGTGCGCCGCATCGATGCGATGATCCATCTTGGCGCGCATGGCACGCTCGAGTTCCTCCCCGGAAAATCCGTGATGCTTGCGCCGGACTGCGCTCCGGAAGCGCTGCTTGGGCCGACGCCGATGGTCTATCCCTTCATCGTCAATAATCCTGGCGAGGCGGCGCAGGCGAAGCGTCGCCTTGCAGCCGTCACGATCGGTCATATGACGCCGCCGCTTGAAGAGGCCCAGCTCTATGACGACGCCGCCCGGCTGGAGCAGATGCTCGACGAATACGCCCAAGCCGCGGCGCTCGATCCCCGTCGCGCCCGGCGCATCGCCGGCGCCGTCCTGGACGAGGCGCAGCGCAGCGGCCTCGCCCAGGAATGCGGGCTCAAGCGCGACGCGGACGAGCTCGAAGCGCTGGCGCGTCTCGACGCCTGGCTCTGCGATGTGAAGGAGTTGCGCATCGGCGTCGGGCTGCATGTCTTCGGCCGCGCCGAGAACGAGGATCCGATGCGGGCGGCTTGCGCGCGGGCGGAAAGGGCCGCGTTGCTCGGAGCGCTCGCAGGACGTTTTATCGAACCCGGTCCGGCCGGCGCGCCGTCGCGCGGCCGACGCGACGTGTTGCCCACCGGCCGCAATCTCTTTTGCATCGATCCGCGACATGCACCGACGCGCAGCGCCTATGACATCGGGCGCCGCGCCGCAGAGGAGGTCATGACGCGCCATGCGCGCGAGCATGGCGATTGGCCGCGCGCCCTGGTGCTCGATCTCTGGGGCAGCGCGACGATCCGCACCGGCGGCGAGGATTTCGCGCAGGCGCTGGCGCTTTTGGGAGTCGAGCCGCTCTGGGACGACGCCACGGGGCGAGTTTCCGGCTTCGAGATCATTTCCGCGGCGCGGCGCGAGTTTCCGCGCGTCGACGTGACGCTGCATGTCTCTGGCGTGTTCCGCGACATGTTCCCCGCGCTCGTCGCGCTTTTTCATGACGCCGTCCACGCTGTCGCGGCTCTCGACGAGGACGAGGCTTTCAATCCGCTGACGGGCGTTCGGGGAAGCGCGCTGGAGCGGGTCTTCGGCGCGGCGCAGGGAGTCTATGGCCTCGGCCTGAGCGAAACGCTGCAGCGCGGCGCCTGGGAAAAGCGGGAAGAACTTGGCGCAGCCTTCCTCGACGCCGCAGGTTTCGCTTACGACAGAGCTGGCGAAAGCCGTCCGGCGCGCGAGAGCTTCGCGGCGCGGGTCGCTGGGGCCGACGCGTTGGTGCATGTTCAGGATATGGCTGAAACCGATGTTCTCGCCGGCTCCGCCTTTGCCGAGTTCGAAGGCGGCTTTTGCGCCGCCAACCGCGCGCTGGGCGGCGCGGCGTCGCTCACCCATCTCGATCTCACGGATCCCACGCGGCCGCGTCCCCGCAGCTTGAAGAGCGAGGTCGCCCGCGTCACGCGTGGCCGGCTCGCCAATCCGCGCTGGCTGTCTGGACAGATGCGGCACGGCCATCGCGGCGCTGCGGAGATCGCCGAGGCGATCGACAATCTTTACGCCTTCGCGGCGTTCGGCGATCTCGTGAGCGACGAACAATTCGATCTGGCGCATCGGGCGACGCTGGGCGACGAGGAGGTTTCGGCCTTCCTCGCGCGTGAGAATCCGCGCGCGCTCGAAGCGATCGCACGCGTCTTCGCTGAAGCGCTGGCGCGCGGTTTGTGGCGCAGCCGACGCAATAGCGCGCATTTTTTCAATGAGGCGGCAGATGACACATATCGCTGA
- the cbiE gene encoding precorrin-6y C5,15-methyltransferase (decarboxylating) subunit CbiE: MTGRWLTILGVGEDGALSSAARASIDAATAIFGGARHLALLGPTKAAQRPWPSPFALGVAEVMERRGAPTVVLASGDPFFYGVGSTLAEKIARDEIFCLPAPSTFALVAARLAWSQQDCVLLSLHGRAFERVTPHLQPGRRLIALSWDETTPARLAEHLIARGFGRSVLHVLENLGGPRERIRSAAAAEFAFQDISPLNAVAVELIADADARVIPLTPGLPDEWFEHDGQLTKREVRAVTLSGLAPKKGERLWDIGAGAGSIAIEWMLADPANRAVAIERDETRASRIARNAAALGVPDLEILRGAAPAALAGLEPPDAIFIGGGGRDAIEAAWAALPGGGRIVVNAVTLETQALLSDLFAARGGDLVEVRIAKARAVGGFHALDPAMAVLQWRGQKP; this comes from the coding sequence ATGACCGGGCGCTGGCTCACGATCCTCGGGGTCGGGGAGGATGGCGCATTGTCATCGGCCGCGCGCGCCTCGATCGACGCGGCGACGGCGATCTTCGGCGGCGCGCGGCATCTCGCGCTCCTCGGTCCGACAAAGGCCGCGCAGCGCCCATGGCCCTCACCCTTTGCGCTGGGCGTCGCAGAAGTGATGGAGCGTCGCGGCGCGCCGACCGTCGTGCTGGCCTCCGGCGATCCCTTCTTTTACGGCGTCGGCTCGACGCTCGCCGAAAAAATCGCCCGCGACGAAATCTTCTGCCTGCCGGCGCCCTCTACCTTCGCGCTCGTTGCCGCGCGGCTCGCCTGGAGCCAGCAAGACTGCGTGCTCCTGTCGCTGCATGGCCGCGCCTTCGAGCGTGTGACGCCGCATTTGCAGCCGGGAAGGCGGCTCATCGCGCTCTCCTGGGACGAGACGACGCCGGCGCGCCTCGCAGAGCATCTCATTGCGAGAGGGTTTGGGCGCTCCGTCCTGCATGTGCTCGAAAATCTCGGCGGGCCGCGCGAACGCATCCGCTCGGCGGCGGCGGCGGAGTTCGCGTTTCAGGACATCTCGCCGCTCAACGCCGTCGCGGTGGAGCTGATCGCTGACGCGGACGCGCGCGTCATTCCGTTGACGCCGGGGCTTCCCGACGAATGGTTCGAGCATGACGGACAGCTCACCAAGCGCGAGGTGCGCGCCGTGACGCTCTCGGGGCTCGCGCCGAAGAAAGGCGAGCGGTTGTGGGACATTGGCGCGGGCGCGGGCTCCATCGCAATCGAATGGATGCTGGCCGATCCCGCCAATCGCGCGGTCGCGATCGAGCGCGACGAGACGCGCGCCTCGCGCATCGCGAGAAACGCCGCCGCGCTCGGAGTCCCCGATCTCGAAATTCTACGCGGCGCGGCGCCGGCGGCGCTCGCCGGGCTCGAGCCTCCCGACGCGATCTTCATCGGCGGGGGAGGGCGCGATGCAATCGAGGCCGCCTGGGCGGCGTTGCCAGGAGGCGGACGCATCGTCGTCAATGCGGTGACGCTCGAGACGCAGGCGCTGCTCTCCGACCTATTCGCCGCTCGGGGCGGCGATCTCGTCGAGGTGCGGATCGCCAAGGCGCGCGCGGTCGGAGGTTTCCATGCGCTCGATCCGGCCATGGCCGTGTTGCAATGGCGGGGGCAAAAGCCGTGA
- the cobG gene encoding precorrin-3B synthase, producing MTHIAEFGARDCSAPQIKGWCPGALQPMLSGDGLLMRPKILGSRLSLSQASEVAGVARDCGNGLIDLSQRAQLQLRGLSEKCFAQAIMRLACAGLTARDMRLEAALNILSSPLPGNADAVVESLAQAFPSDQALGSLPGKFLFLVDDGSPGLDDVLADVRIEISGDAVCVVAEGARDVAARVSPTEAAEAAMALARAFVRLRTAAPFERRRMRALTAELGVEAVFREAGLRAEPHRDAWPRANPGGLIGAGTIGETHFACLGVGYARLDAAQLSRLVLEAEDCGATELRLSPWRMILVPLPSRADAEHLVNAAGALGFVVDETDPRLTVLACSGAPDCPQALSATRVALDELAPLAARLGAGGVGLHVSGCVKGCARPAPAPATLVARGDNLFDLIFDGDVNGEPFARGVNPVTAARLMAQRAEETGR from the coding sequence ATGACACATATCGCTGAATTTGGCGCGCGCGATTGCAGCGCGCCACAAATCAAGGGCTGGTGCCCCGGGGCTCTGCAGCCCATGCTAAGCGGCGACGGCCTGCTGATGCGCCCGAAAATTCTGGGATCGCGGCTGTCGCTTTCGCAAGCGAGCGAGGTTGCGGGCGTCGCGCGGGATTGCGGCAATGGCCTGATTGATCTCTCGCAGCGCGCGCAACTGCAATTGCGCGGGTTAAGTGAAAAATGCTTCGCGCAGGCTATCATGCGCCTCGCATGCGCAGGACTGACCGCACGGGACATGCGCCTCGAGGCCGCGCTGAATATTCTGTCCTCACCTCTGCCAGGAAACGCCGACGCCGTGGTCGAGTCTTTGGCGCAGGCCTTCCCCAGCGACCAGGCGCTCGGCTCCTTGCCGGGGAAATTCCTCTTCCTCGTCGATGATGGCTCGCCGGGGCTAGACGACGTTTTGGCCGACGTTCGTATCGAGATCAGCGGCGACGCCGTCTGTGTCGTCGCCGAAGGAGCGCGAGACGTCGCCGCGCGCGTGAGCCCCACGGAAGCCGCTGAAGCGGCGATGGCCTTGGCGCGCGCCTTCGTTCGTCTGCGAACCGCTGCGCCCTTTGAGCGCCGCCGCATGCGCGCTCTCACAGCTGAGCTCGGCGTCGAGGCGGTGTTCCGGGAGGCGGGATTGCGGGCAGAGCCACATCGCGATGCTTGGCCTCGGGCGAATCCCGGCGGCCTTATCGGCGCCGGGACGATCGGCGAAACGCATTTTGCGTGCCTTGGGGTCGGCTATGCCCGGCTCGACGCCGCCCAACTTTCTCGCCTCGTCCTTGAGGCGGAAGATTGCGGCGCGACCGAGCTGCGGCTCTCCCCCTGGCGCATGATCCTCGTGCCGCTGCCCTCGCGCGCCGACGCCGAGCATCTCGTGAACGCAGCCGGCGCTTTGGGATTTGTCGTCGATGAAACGGATCCTCGTCTGACGGTGCTCGCCTGCTCGGGCGCGCCGGATTGTCCCCAGGCGCTCAGCGCCACGCGCGTCGCGCTCGATGAGCTCGCGCCCCTCGCCGCGCGACTGGGCGCTGGTGGGGTCGGCCTGCATGTCTCGGGCTGCGTCAAAGGCTGCGCGCGACCGGCCCCTGCGCCCGCGACTCTCGTCGCGCGAGGCGATAATCTTTTCGACCTCATCTTCGACGGCGACGTCAATGGCGAGCCCTTCGCACGGGGCGTCAATCCCGTGACGGCGGCCCGACTGATGGCGCAACGCGCCGAGGAGACGGGTCGGTGA
- a CDS encoding cobalamin biosynthesis protein, which translates to MTARLAIGVGGRRGVDPIALAALAREAAARCGVVVEGAVCAALAGREDEAEFRAASGLLSASFVLLPLEALRKRDAELLTRSPLVAAMFGVGSLVEALALAGAGEGSRLLAPRFSTDRLACAIAEGAA; encoded by the coding sequence GTGACCGCGCGATTGGCAATCGGCGTCGGCGGCCGAAGAGGGGTCGACCCAATCGCGCTCGCTGCGCTTGCGCGCGAGGCCGCTGCGCGTTGCGGCGTGGTCGTCGAGGGCGCCGTCTGCGCCGCGCTTGCCGGGCGCGAGGACGAAGCCGAGTTCCGTGCGGCGTCGGGGCTGCTGAGCGCAAGCTTCGTGCTTCTGCCGCTCGAAGCGTTGCGCAAGCGCGACGCCGAGCTGCTCACGCGCTCCCCGCTCGTTGCGGCGATGTTTGGCGTCGGCAGCCTCGTCGAGGCTTTGGCGCTCGCGGGGGCGGGCGAGGGAAGCCGGCTGCTCGCCCCGCGCTTTTCAACCGACCGCCTCGCTTGCGCGATTGCCGAGGGGGCCGCATGA
- the cobW gene encoding cobalamin biosynthesis protein CobW: protein MSERIAATIVTGFLGAGKTTLIRHLVEATRDRRLALLINEFGDVGVDGEILRACGDEDCERPHIVELANGCLCCTVAEDFAPAIEALLALDSPPEHVIIETSGLALPKPLVKAFDWPRIRSRLFVDGVVAVVDGPAVAEGRFADDLEALARERADDASLDHDNPLEEVFEDQIACADIIVLNKTDLLDPQEEARVMEILRAGVGRASILRARHGVVDPRVALGLGATIQADLANRPTHHDAEEEHDHDDFESFVLDLAPADDPERLVALLSEVAAAHDVLRMKGFVEVTGKPMRLLVQGVGARFLHHYDRPWKIGEPRASRLVVIGRKGLDRAKVAQRLSGR from the coding sequence ATGAGCGAGAGAATCGCGGCCACAATCGTCACGGGCTTTTTGGGCGCCGGAAAGACCACGCTCATTCGCCATCTCGTCGAGGCGACGCGGGATCGGCGCCTTGCGCTCCTCATCAACGAATTCGGCGACGTCGGGGTCGACGGCGAGATTCTGCGCGCCTGCGGCGACGAGGATTGCGAAAGACCGCATATCGTCGAGCTTGCCAATGGATGTCTATGCTGCACGGTCGCCGAGGACTTCGCCCCAGCGATCGAAGCCTTGCTCGCGCTCGACTCGCCCCCAGAGCATGTCATCATCGAAACCTCGGGCCTCGCTCTCCCGAAGCCCTTGGTCAAGGCCTTCGACTGGCCGCGGATTCGCTCGCGCCTCTTCGTCGACGGCGTTGTCGCGGTGGTGGACGGTCCGGCGGTGGCCGAGGGGCGGTTCGCCGATGATCTCGAGGCGCTGGCGCGTGAGCGCGCCGACGACGCAAGCCTCGATCACGACAATCCCCTTGAAGAAGTCTTCGAGGACCAGATCGCTTGCGCCGACATCATCGTCTTGAACAAGACCGACCTGCTCGATCCGCAAGAGGAAGCGCGGGTGATGGAGATCCTGCGCGCCGGCGTCGGACGGGCCAGCATTCTGCGCGCGCGCCACGGCGTCGTCGATCCTCGCGTCGCGCTGGGCCTCGGCGCGACCATTCAAGCGGATCTCGCCAATCGTCCGACGCATCACGATGCGGAGGAGGAACACGACCACGACGATTTCGAGAGCTTCGTCCTCGATCTTGCGCCCGCCGACGATCCCGAGCGGCTCGTGGCGCTCCTGTCGGAAGTCGCGGCGGCGCATGATGTCCTGCGGATGAAGGGCTTCGTCGAGGTCACGGGAAAGCCGATGCGGCTGCTCGTCCAGGGAGTGGGCGCGCGCTTCCTGCACCACTACGACCGCCCTTGGAAGATCGGTGAACCGCGCGCCAGTCGTCTCGTCGTGATCGGACGCAAGGGCCTCGATCGCGCCAAGGTCGCGCAACGTCTGTCCGGGCGCTAA
- a CDS encoding precorrin-8X methylmutase gives MSRPYEYIHDGAGIYARSFAIIRSEAKLGRFSPQEERVAVRIIHACGMVEVADDIIFSPGAVAAAEGALREGAPVLCDANMVAHGVTRARLPAGNAVVCALSDPGVGELAQKLGTTRSAAALELWGERLGGAVVAIGNAPTALFHLLEMLDNGAPKPAAILGMPVGFVGAAESKEALCAQEAVPFIVVRGRKGGSAMAAAAVNALASEHE, from the coding sequence GTGAGTCGTCCTTACGAATACATCCATGACGGCGCCGGGATTTATGCGCGCTCCTTCGCGATCATTCGGTCAGAGGCGAAGCTCGGGCGTTTCTCGCCGCAAGAAGAGCGCGTCGCGGTGCGCATCATCCATGCCTGCGGCATGGTGGAGGTCGCCGACGACATCATCTTTTCGCCGGGCGCCGTCGCCGCGGCGGAAGGGGCGCTTCGCGAGGGCGCGCCGGTTCTCTGCGACGCCAATATGGTCGCGCATGGCGTGACGCGCGCGCGGCTCCCCGCGGGGAACGCCGTCGTCTGCGCGCTGAGCGACCCTGGCGTCGGAGAGCTCGCGCAAAAGCTCGGCACGACGCGAAGCGCCGCGGCGCTGGAGCTGTGGGGCGAACGGCTCGGCGGCGCCGTCGTCGCGATCGGCAATGCGCCAACGGCGCTTTTTCATCTGCTCGAAATGCTGGACAATGGCGCGCCGAAACCGGCCGCAATTCTCGGCATGCCGGTCGGCTTCGTCGGCGCGGCGGAATCGAAGGAGGCGCTGTGCGCGCAAGAGGCCGTCCCCTTCATCGTGGTCAGGGGCCGCAAAGGCGGTAGCGCCATGGCGGCGGCGGCGGTGAACGCGCTGGCGAGCGAGCACGAATGA
- a CDS encoding precorrin-2 C(20)-methyltransferase, translated as MTGAGVLHGVGLGPGDPELITVKAARLVGSARFVAYFAKAGRNSHARTIARPYLRPDCQEIALAYPMTTERPFYSVDYVEALRRFYEESAERLANLLAQGRDVALLCEGDPMFYGSFMHIFVRLEQRFRIEICAGVSGMSGCFAAARAPMTWGDDTLTVVPATLDEAGLERRLAEADAAVVMKLGGNFAKLRRVLTRLGLVHRAIYVERGTMAGERIIPFCEKLDDTAPYFAMVLAPGKGRRP; from the coding sequence ATGACGGGCGCGGGCGTACTGCACGGCGTCGGCCTTGGGCCGGGCGATCCGGAGCTCATCACGGTGAAGGCCGCGCGTCTCGTGGGCTCCGCCCGCTTCGTCGCCTATTTCGCAAAGGCGGGGCGCAACAGCCACGCGCGCACCATCGCGCGCCCCTATCTTCGACCGGATTGCCAGGAAATCGCGCTCGCCTACCCAATGACGACGGAGCGGCCATTCTATTCGGTTGATTACGTCGAGGCGCTGCGCCGCTTCTACGAGGAGAGCGCCGAGCGCCTTGCCAATCTTCTCGCTCAGGGACGCGACGTGGCGTTGCTATGCGAGGGCGATCCGATGTTTTACGGCTCGTTTATGCATATTTTCGTGCGACTCGAGCAGCGGTTCCGCATCGAGATATGCGCTGGCGTCTCGGGCATGTCCGGCTGCTTCGCCGCCGCGCGCGCGCCGATGACCTGGGGCGACGACACGCTGACGGTGGTGCCCGCGACGCTCGACGAAGCGGGCCTCGAACGCCGCCTCGCCGAGGCGGACGCCGCCGTCGTGATGAAGCTCGGCGGAAATTTTGCAAAGCTCAGGCGCGTGCTGACAAGACTCGGACTCGTTCACCGCGCCATCTATGTCGAACGCGGCACAATGGCGGGCGAGAGGATCATTCCTTTTTGCGAGAAGCTCGACGACACGGCGCCTTATTTCGCGATGGTGCTCGCGCCCGGGAAGGGGCGACGCCCATGA
- the cobM gene encoding precorrin-4 C(11)-methyltransferase → MTVHFIGAGPGAADLLTLRGRDLIARSPVCLYAGSLVPQGVLAFCPQGARIVDTAPLSLDAILAEMENAHAQGMDVARLHSGDLSIWSAAGEQMRRLDRLGIPYTMTPGVPAFAAAAAALKRELTLPEVAQSLVLTRTSGRASAMPPTETLEVFARSRATLAIHLSIHALARVVAELTPHYGADCPVAIVFRASWPDERILRATLGRIEALVAAEPMERTALILVGAALAAEEFRESALYDAGYDRRFRPRGGD, encoded by the coding sequence ATGACCGTGCATTTCATCGGCGCGGGTCCCGGCGCCGCCGATCTCTTGACGTTGCGCGGCCGCGATCTCATCGCGCGCTCGCCGGTCTGTCTCTATGCCGGCTCGCTCGTCCCGCAGGGCGTGCTCGCATTTTGTCCGCAGGGCGCGCGCATCGTCGACACGGCGCCTCTGTCGCTCGACGCGATCCTCGCCGAGATGGAGAACGCGCACGCCCAAGGGATGGACGTGGCGCGGCTGCACTCTGGCGATCTCTCGATCTGGAGCGCTGCGGGAGAGCAAATGCGTCGTCTCGATCGCCTCGGCATTCCCTATACGATGACGCCGGGGGTTCCGGCCTTCGCCGCCGCCGCTGCAGCTCTGAAGCGCGAATTGACGCTGCCGGAGGTTGCGCAATCCTTGGTGCTGACTCGCACGAGTGGGCGCGCCTCGGCGATGCCGCCGACCGAAACCTTGGAGGTCTTCGCAAGATCCCGCGCGACGCTCGCGATCCATCTCTCGATCCATGCGCTCGCGCGCGTGGTCGCTGAGCTTACGCCACACTACGGCGCTGATTGTCCGGTCGCGATCGTTTTCCGCGCGTCGTGGCCCGATGAGCGCATCTTGCGCGCGACGTTGGGAAGGATAGAGGCGCTTGTCGCCGCGGAGCCGATGGAGCGCACCGCGCTCATTCTCGTCGGCGCCGCGCTTGCCGCTGAGGAATTCCGCGAAAGCGCATTGTATGACGCGGGCTACGACCGGCGCTTTCGGCCGCGGGGAGGGGATTAG